A section of the Nymphaea colorata isolate Beijing-Zhang1983 unplaced genomic scaffold, ASM883128v2 scaffold0697, whole genome shotgun sequence genome encodes:
- the LOC126409648 gene encoding ATP synthase subunit alpha, chloroplastic, translated as MVTIRAEEISNIIRERIEQYNREVKIVNTGTVLQVGDGIARIHGLDEVMAGELVEFEEGTIGIALNLESNNVGVVLMGDGLMIQEGSSVKATGRIAQIPVSEAYLGRVINALAKPIDGRGEILASEYRLIESPAPGIISRRSVYEPLQTGLIAIDSMIPIGRGQRELIIGDRQTGKTAVATDTILNQKGQNVICVYVAIGQKASSVAQVVTTFQERGAMEYTIVVAETADSPATLQYLAPYTGAALAEYFMYRQRHTLIIYDDLSKQAQSYRQMSLLLRRPPGREAYPGDVFYLHSRLLERAAKLSSRLGEGSMTALPIVETQSGDVSAYIPTNVISITDGQIFLSADLFNAGIRPAINVGISVSRVGSAAQIKAMKQVAGKLKLELAQFAELEAFAQFASDLDKATQNQLARGQRLRELLKQSQSSPLAVDEQIVTIYTGTNGYLDQLEIGQVKKFIVQLRTHLRTNKPQLQEIISSTKVFTEQAEALLKEAIQEQMELFLLQEQT; from the coding sequence ATGGTAACCATTCGAGCCGAAGAAATTAGTAATATTATCCGCGAACGGATTGAGCAATATAATAGAGAAGTAAAGATTGTGAACACTGGTACCGTACTTCAAGTGGGCGACGGCATTGCTCGTATtcatggtcttgatgaagtaatGGCAGGTGAATTAGTAGAGTTTGAAGAGGGTACGATAGGTATTGCTCTGAATTTGGAATCCAATAATGTTGGCGTTGTATTAATGGGTGACGGTTTGATGATACAAGAGGGTAGTTCCGTGAAAGCAACAGGACGAATTGCTCAGATACCGGTGAGTGAGGCTTATTTGGGTCGTGTTATAAATGCCCTAGCTAAACCTATTGATGGGAGGGGTGAAATTTTAGCTTCTGAATATCGGTTAATTGAGTCTCCCGCTCCAGGTATTATTTCGAGACGTTCCGTATATGAGCCTCTTCAAACGGGGCTTATTGCTATTGATTCGATGATCCCTATAGGACGCGGTCAGCGAGAATTAATTATTGGGGACAGACAGACCGGTAAAACAGCAGTAGCTACAGATACTATTCTCAatcaaaaaggtcaaaatgtaATATGCGTTTATGTAGCTATTGGTCAAAAAGCATCTTCCGTGGCTCAGGTAGTGACTACTTTCCAGGAACGGGGAGCAATGGAATACACCATTGTGGTAGCGGAAACAGCGGATTCGCCTGCTACATTACAATACCTCGCTCCTTATACAGGAGCCGCTCTGGCTGAATATTTTATGTACCGTCAACGACATACCTTAATAATTTATGATGATCTCTCCAAACAAGCACAATCTTATCGCCAAATGTCCCTTCTATTAAGAAGACCACCTGGTCGCGAAGCTTATCCAGGAGacgttttttatttgcattcccGCCTTTTGGAAAGAGCCGCTAAACTAAGTTCTCGTTTAGGCGAAGGAAGTATGACTGCTTTACCAATAGTTGAGACTCAATCTGGGGACGTTTCGGCTTATATTCCCACTAATGTCATTTCCATTACAGATGGGCAAATCTTCTTATCCGCGGATTTATTCAATGCTGGAATCCGTCCAGCTATTAATGTGGGTATTTCCGTCTCCAGAGTAGGATCCGCAGCTCAAATTAAAGCCATGAAACAAGTAGCcggcaaattaaaattagaattggCTCAATTTGCAGAGTTAGAAGCCTTTGCGCAATTCGCTTCCGATCTAGATAAAGCTACTCAGAATCAATTGGCAAGAGGTCAACGATTACGGGAGTTGCTCAAACAATCCCAATCATCCCCTCTCGCGGTGGATGAACAGATAGTTACTATTTATACCGGAACGAATGGATATCTTGATCAATTAGAAATTGGACaggtaaagaaatttattgttcaGTTACGTACCCATTTAAGAACAAATAAGCCTCAGTTACAAGAAATCATATCTTCTACCAAGGTATTCACCGAGCAAGCGGAAGCCCTTTTGAAAGAGGCTATTCAGGAGCAGATGGAACTATTTCTACTTCAGgaacaaacataa
- the LOC126409651 gene encoding photosystem II protein D1, with the protein MTAILERRESTSLWGRFCNWVTSTENRLYIGWFGVLMIPTLLTATSVFIIAFIAAPPVDIDGIREPVSGSLLYGNNIISGAIVPTSAAIGLHFYPIWEASSVDEWLYNGGPYELIVLHFLLGVACYMGREWELSFRLGMRPWIAVAYSAPVAAATAVFLIYPIGQGSFSDGMPLGISGTFNFMIVFQAEHNILMHPFHMLGVAGVFGGSLFSAMHGSLVTSSLIRETTENESANEGYRFGQEEETYNIVAAHGYFGRLIFQYASFNNSRSLHFFLAAWPVVGIWFTALGISTMAFNLNGFNFNQSVVDSQGRVINTWADIINRANLGMEVMHERNAHNFPLDLAAVEAPSTNG; encoded by the coding sequence ATGACTGCAATTTTAGAGAGACGCGAAAGCACAAGCCTATGGGGTCGCTTCTGCAACTGGGTAACCAGCACTGAAAATCGTCTTTACATTGGATGGTTCGGTGTTTTGATGATCCCTACCCTATTGACCGCTACTTCTGTATTTATTATCGCCTTCATTGCGGCTCCTCCAGTAGATATTGATGGTATTCGTGAACCTGTTTCTGGTTCTCTACTTTatggaaataatattatttctggTGCCATTGTTCCTACTTCTGCGGCTATCGGGTTGCATTTTTACCCGATATGGGAAGCATCATCCGTTGATGAATGGTTATACAATGGCGGTCCTTATGAACTAATTGTTCTACACTTCTTACTTGGTGTAGCTTGTTACATGGGTCGTGAGTGGGAGCTTAGCTTCCGTCTGGGTATGCGCCCTTGGATTGCTGTTGCGTATTCAGCTCCTGTTGCAGCTGCTACTGCTGTTTTCTTGATCTACCCTATTGGTCAAGGAAGCTTCTCTGATGGTATGCCTCTAGGAATATCTGGTACTTTCAACTTCATGATTGTATTCCAGGCTGAACACAACATCCTTATGCATCCATTCCACATGTTAGGTGTGGCTGGTGTATTCGGCGGCTCTCTATTCAGTGCTATGCATGGTTCCTTGGTAACCTCTAGTTTGATCAGGGAAACTACTGAAAATGAGTCTGCTAATGAAGGTTACAGATTCggtcaagaggaagaaacctatAATATCGTAGCTGCTCATGGTTATTTTGGCCGATTGATCTTCCAATATGCTAGTTTCAACAACTCTCGTTCCTTACACTTCTTCCTAGCTGCTTGGCCTGTTGTAGGTATCTGGTTCACCGCTTTAGGTATCAGCACTATGGCATTCAACctaaatggattcaatttcaatcaatccGTAGTTGACAGTCAAGGTCGTGTTATTAACACTTGGGCTGATATCATTAATCGTGCTAACCTTGGTATGGAAGTTATGCATGAACGTAATGCTCACAACTTCCCTCTGGACCTAGCTGCTGTCGAAGCTCCATCTACAAATGGATAA